The following are encoded in a window of Caldicellulosiruptor danielii genomic DNA:
- a CDS encoding biotin transporter BioY produces MSTKNICLVSLFAALTAVGAYIKIPIPYVPFTLQLLFCVLAGLLLGPKLGALSQVVYVATGLIGIPIFAEGGGPLYIFKPTFGYLIGFILCAYIAGYISHLNKKRSIRLNLIGSLTGLFATYLLGVGYLYVIYNYYLKIPKSIGWALYWGFLVCVPGDIFLCIVASFVAKRLEPVLEKILLINTGYLQELQE; encoded by the coding sequence GTGAGTACAAAAAACATTTGCTTGGTTTCTCTTTTTGCAGCTTTGACTGCTGTAGGAGCCTATATAAAAATTCCTATTCCTTATGTACCGTTTACTCTTCAGCTTTTGTTTTGTGTATTAGCAGGACTTCTCTTAGGTCCTAAACTTGGAGCACTGTCACAGGTTGTTTATGTAGCAACAGGGCTTATTGGTATTCCAATCTTTGCAGAGGGCGGAGGTCCATTGTATATTTTTAAGCCGACCTTTGGTTATCTTATTGGCTTTATACTGTGTGCGTATATAGCTGGTTATATATCTCATTTGAATAAAAAAAGAAGTATAAGGTTAAACCTTATAGGTTCGCTGACAGGTTTGTTTGCTACATACTTATTAGGGGTTGGTTATCTGTATGTTATTTACAATTACTACCTTAAAATACCAAAATCTATTGGTTGGGCTTTGTACTGGGGATTTTTGGTGTGTGTACCTGGAGATATATTTTTATGTATTGTTGCTTCCTTTGTTGCAAAAAGATTAGAGCCAGTGTTAGAAAAAATTTTGCTCATAAATACAGGATATTTACAAGAGCTCCAAGAATAG
- a CDS encoding AbrB/MazE/SpoVT family DNA-binding domain-containing protein: MVIIEIKKKSQVTIPVQIMKKLNLHVGDLLQIEEKDGRIILTPVVTIPKDQAWFYSEKWQKEESIVENEIKEGKLLVANSLEELFEDLGLNDE, from the coding sequence ATGGTGATAATTGAAATAAAGAAAAAGTCCCAGGTAACAATTCCAGTCCAAATTATGAAGAAATTAAACTTGCATGTAGGTGATTTATTACAAATAGAAGAAAAGGATGGCAGAATAATTTTGACGCCTGTGGTAACTATCCCCAAAGATCAGGCGTGGTTTTACTCTGAGAAATGGCAAAAAGAAGAATCAATTGTTGAAAATGAAATTAAGGAAGGCAAGCTCTTGGTGGCTAATTCGTTAGAAGAGTTATTTGAAGATTTGGGGTTGAATGACGAATGA
- the metE gene encoding 5-methyltetrahydropteroyltriglutamate--homocysteine S-methyltransferase — protein sequence MISVVGFPRIGQNRELKRWVESYLDKKLSKEELIQNSKNLKKTHWLIQKEYGVDFIPSNDFSFYDTFLDHAMLVGSIPEEYKAVFSDDLELYFALAKGYQGQNVDLKALPMKKWFFTNYHYLVPEITENTKFELSSTKPFDEFVEALSVGIKTKPVIIGALTFLKLSKKTNVDMYNKSFWEKLVDVYIQILKRFEELGCEFVQIDEPILVTDLSTKDIELFENFYRSLLLHKGELKVLLQTYFGDVRDCFEKIISLDFDAIGLDFVDGKFNLEVIKKFGFPREKLLFAGVVNGRNVFKNNYQNTLDLLNILSSFVDKKNIVISTSCSLLFVPYSLKFETQLDSNKKKFLAFAEEKLKELSELKFLFSQGNFTTNSIYIQNIQLFEELSKNKLSDVSTAVNNLADDDFERKPCFEERIKLQKEVLNLPQLPTTTIGSFPQTPDVRSARSRLKKGEITFEEYDSFIKSKIERVIKLQEEIGLDVLVHGEYERNDMVEFFGENLEGFLLTQNGWVQSYGTRCVKPPIIFSDIKRKKSITVEYIKYAQSLTTKPVKGILTGPVTILNWSFVREDIPLKNVAFQLALAIKDEVVELEKEGVKIIQIDEAALIEKLPLRKAYYKDYLDWAIKAFKLTCSKVKPETQIHTHMCYSNFDELLDEIAKMDVDVITFEAAKSDFTLLDSINKSNLKSEVGPGVFDVHSPRIVSKEEMKKFILKMIEKVGKDRLWINPDCGLKTRKEEEVLPTLQNMVLAVWEVRNNL from the coding sequence ATGATTTCAGTTGTTGGTTTTCCAAGAATAGGACAGAACAGAGAGCTTAAAAGATGGGTAGAAAGCTATCTTGACAAAAAGCTTTCAAAAGAAGAGCTTATTCAAAACTCAAAAAACTTGAAAAAAACTCACTGGCTAATTCAAAAAGAGTATGGTGTTGACTTCATACCATCAAATGATTTTTCGTTTTATGATACCTTTTTAGACCATGCAATGCTTGTAGGATCTATACCCGAGGAATACAAAGCAGTCTTTTCAGACGATCTTGAACTCTACTTTGCACTTGCAAAGGGGTATCAAGGCCAAAACGTCGACCTTAAAGCCTTGCCAATGAAAAAGTGGTTCTTTACAAACTACCATTATCTTGTGCCTGAAATCACTGAAAACACAAAATTTGAGCTTTCATCAACAAAACCTTTTGATGAGTTTGTTGAAGCACTTTCAGTTGGAATCAAGACAAAACCAGTAATAATTGGTGCTCTAACATTTTTAAAGCTTTCTAAAAAAACAAATGTTGATATGTACAACAAATCTTTCTGGGAAAAGCTGGTTGATGTATACATTCAAATACTAAAAAGGTTTGAAGAGCTTGGTTGCGAGTTTGTTCAGATAGATGAGCCAATACTTGTCACAGACTTGAGTACAAAAGACATAGAGCTTTTTGAAAATTTCTACCGCAGCCTTCTTCTTCACAAAGGAGAGCTAAAGGTACTTCTTCAGACCTATTTTGGAGATGTCAGAGACTGCTTCGAAAAGATAATTTCCCTTGACTTTGACGCAATCGGACTTGACTTTGTTGATGGAAAGTTCAATTTAGAGGTCATTAAAAAATTTGGCTTCCCACGTGAAAAACTCCTTTTTGCTGGAGTTGTAAACGGTAGAAATGTCTTTAAAAATAACTACCAAAACACTCTTGATCTCTTAAATATTCTCTCCTCTTTTGTTGATAAGAAAAACATTGTAATTTCAACATCATGTTCTTTGCTCTTTGTGCCATACTCTTTGAAGTTTGAAACACAGCTTGACAGTAATAAAAAGAAATTTTTAGCATTTGCTGAAGAGAAGCTAAAAGAGCTGTCCGAGCTAAAGTTCTTATTTTCTCAAGGAAACTTCACTACAAATAGCATCTATATTCAAAACATTCAGCTTTTCGAAGAGCTGAGTAAAAACAAACTATCAGATGTCAGCACAGCTGTAAATAATCTTGCAGACGATGATTTTGAAAGAAAACCGTGTTTTGAAGAGAGAATCAAGCTTCAAAAAGAGGTTTTGAATCTCCCTCAGCTTCCAACAACAACAATTGGGTCATTCCCACAAACTCCAGATGTAAGGTCTGCTCGAAGTAGACTTAAAAAAGGTGAAATCACATTTGAAGAATATGATAGCTTTATAAAATCCAAAATTGAAAGGGTAATAAAGCTTCAGGAAGAAATTGGACTTGATGTGCTTGTCCATGGCGAATATGAGAGAAATGACATGGTGGAGTTTTTTGGTGAAAACTTAGAAGGGTTTTTACTCACTCAAAATGGCTGGGTTCAATCATACGGTACAAGATGTGTAAAACCACCAATTATATTCTCAGACATAAAGAGAAAAAAATCAATTACAGTTGAATATATAAAATATGCTCAAAGTCTTACTACAAAGCCTGTAAAAGGAATTTTAACAGGGCCTGTTACAATTCTCAACTGGTCGTTTGTGCGCGAAGATATACCTTTGAAAAATGTAGCTTTTCAGCTTGCTCTTGCAATAAAAGATGAGGTTGTGGAACTTGAAAAAGAAGGCGTGAAGATTATTCAGATTGACGAGGCGGCTCTGATTGAAAAACTGCCGTTGCGGAAAGCTTATTATAAAGATTACTTAGACTGGGCAATAAAGGCATTTAAGCTCACATGTTCAAAGGTAAAACCAGAAACTCAAATTCACACTCATATGTGTTATAGCAACTTTGATGAGCTTTTAGACGAAATTGCAAAGATGGATGTTGACGTTATCACATTTGAGGCTGCAAAATCTGATTTTACTTTGCTTGATAGTATAAACAAAAGTAATTTAAAGTCAGAGGTAGGACCAGGGGTGTTTGATGTCCACTCTCCAAGGATTGTATCAAAGGAAGAGATGAAAAAGTTTATTTTAAAGATGATAGAAAAGGTTGGAAAAGACAGACTTTGGATAAATCCTGACTGTGGTCTTAAAACCAGAAAGGAAGAAGAAGTTTTGCCTACCTTGCAAAACATGGTTCTGGCAGTGTGGGAAGTCAGAAATAACTTGTAG
- a CDS encoding response regulator, translating into MLYKVLIVEDEVFMREGLKNLIDWKELGFEIVGEAEDGISAFEFMKKMQVDVLISDIKIPLLSGLDLIERVKKEIKNPPEVIIISGYADFEYAKKAIQHGVVNYILKPIEEEELVDTLLKVKSKLKKRELIKEGENLLALERSFKESIENSNIKIENGIFVGIVYFKEMSNWLNFYLDERIENMLLTIKGGFEQLKKEGLMYEFSEIGDKYYVVAASEENIQEAYQKLKKMIDFATEIVFAFSREITKWAQFFDAIYEAAYSLNFALFYNQMGITFYSSSLPNSKELLYSKEYDKRLILAIEENSQDIQKIVEEMMEDIRKGKYQLEFLMTYLSFVVVSISSYFSRMGLNLEDEIEYFSSLRLEFSNIEDIQKNLLKFCEGILNKFRQWRTSLSNGIICELEKYIKENYNKNLTLKSVAQRFYMNPVYLGQLFKKHYGMYFNTYLQKVRVEEAKKLLMSTNMKIYEISQAVGYNDTDYFIQCFTKICNMTPNQFRKKYRKV; encoded by the coding sequence ATGCTGTACAAAGTGTTGATAGTTGAAGATGAGGTATTTATGAGAGAAGGGCTAAAAAACTTGATTGACTGGAAAGAACTTGGGTTTGAAATAGTTGGCGAGGCAGAAGATGGAATTTCGGCATTTGAATTTATGAAAAAGATGCAGGTGGACGTGCTCATCAGCGACATCAAGATTCCGCTTTTAAGTGGGCTTGATCTTATTGAAAGAGTTAAAAAGGAGATTAAAAACCCGCCTGAGGTAATAATCATCAGCGGGTATGCAGATTTTGAGTATGCAAAAAAAGCTATCCAGCATGGTGTTGTAAATTACATATTAAAGCCCATTGAAGAAGAAGAGCTTGTTGACACGCTCCTTAAAGTAAAGTCAAAACTTAAGAAGAGGGAGCTAATAAAAGAAGGCGAGAATCTGCTTGCGCTTGAGAGAAGTTTTAAAGAAAGTATAGAAAATAGCAATATCAAAATAGAAAATGGGATTTTTGTTGGAATAGTCTACTTTAAAGAAATGTCGAACTGGCTGAATTTCTATCTTGACGAGAGAATAGAAAATATGTTGTTAACGATAAAGGGGGGCTTTGAACAGCTTAAAAAAGAAGGACTTATGTACGAGTTTTCGGAGATTGGAGACAAGTACTATGTGGTTGCAGCATCTGAAGAGAACATACAAGAAGCATACCAAAAACTAAAAAAGATGATTGATTTTGCAACAGAGATTGTGTTTGCTTTTTCAAGAGAGATTACAAAATGGGCTCAATTTTTTGATGCGATTTACGAAGCGGCATACTCTTTGAACTTTGCGCTTTTTTACAATCAAATGGGAATTACATTTTATAGTAGCAGCCTACCAAATTCGAAAGAGCTTTTATACTCAAAAGAATATGATAAAAGACTCATTTTGGCTATCGAAGAAAATAGCCAAGACATACAAAAGATAGTTGAAGAAATGATGGAAGACATTAGAAAAGGAAAATATCAGCTTGAATTTTTGATGACGTATTTAAGCTTTGTAGTGGTATCTATAAGCTCTTATTTTAGCAGGATGGGTCTAAATTTAGAAGATGAAATAGAATACTTTTCAAGCTTGAGACTTGAATTTTCAAATATAGAAGATATACAAAAAAATTTGCTTAAGTTTTGCGAAGGGATTCTAAACAAGTTCAGACAATGGAGAACAAGCCTATCTAACGGTATCATATGTGAGCTTGAAAAGTACATAAAAGAAAATTATAACAAGAACCTGACATTAAAATCTGTTGCACAAAGGTTTTATATGAACCCTGTGTACTTAGGTCAACTTTTCAAAAAACATTATGGTATGTATTTCAACACTTATCTGCAAAAGGTACGCGTAGAAGAAGCAAAAAAGCTTTTAATGTCTACCAACATGAAGATATACGAAATCTCACAGGCAGTTGGGTACAACGACACAGACTATTTTATCCAGTGCTTCACAAAAATTTGCAACATGACACCCAACCAGTTCAGAAAAAAATACAGAAAAGTGTAA
- a CDS encoding sensor histidine kinase, with protein MRKIVKILNNIPLFKKIFSIFFIFVFIPLLILSSQFISQIDFYINDKLHSQLENASNMTISNFKKAIELAINLAYTIYSDPRVIETVNTRYLSVEEFYDAYEKNIKPILQNARILYPQISQITIYSDNPTLLNADGLAFLTDEYKKFFQKREKKDNNLYVLSGLENERPYVSIVLNLNFYEQYVPKYQHSTIKKFLRIDLNRVYLNSILSTFKEGHIFIADEENTVYFSDLLYYNQVGKLDDLLKEEKNQTIVIEKLLSTELPYFENWRYIVTTNNSGISKRLLEHQRNYLAIVVLCFVLAFFALFLIVNSVVSRLSLLARHIKKARKQQFESINIEAGKDEIGQVIEEFNIMAQKIKELLEKEIKYELRQKELALEKKQAEINALQSQINPHFLFNTLETIRMRSMLKKEFETANAIKLLAKLLKRSIRWENDLITIEEEISSIYDYLEIQKYRFGEKLKFEIEVEEGIKSTKIPKMTIQPLVENACVHGIENSKGEGMVVVKVFKEGDMIAITIEDNGKGLEDDRITELLRSIKGLSSDKKSSVGLKNVFRRLELFYGKNFSFDILRGQLGGLKVVIKIPNKRDFEDAVQSVDS; from the coding sequence ATGCGCAAAATTGTTAAAATTTTGAACAATATTCCGCTGTTTAAGAAGATATTTTCCATATTTTTTATATTTGTATTTATTCCACTTTTAATTTTAAGCAGTCAGTTTATTTCACAAATTGATTTTTATATAAACGATAAACTCCACAGTCAGCTTGAAAATGCGTCAAATATGACAATTTCAAATTTTAAAAAGGCCATTGAGCTTGCAATTAATCTTGCATATACCATATATTCAGACCCGAGAGTAATTGAGACTGTAAATACCCGGTATTTGTCAGTTGAGGAGTTTTATGATGCATATGAGAAAAACATAAAACCCATACTTCAAAACGCAAGAATACTGTATCCTCAGATTTCGCAAATAACAATATACAGTGATAATCCTACCCTACTTAATGCCGATGGACTTGCATTTTTGACAGATGAATACAAGAAGTTTTTTCAAAAAAGAGAAAAAAAGGACAATAATCTCTATGTGCTAAGTGGTCTTGAGAATGAAAGACCATATGTTTCAATTGTGCTAAATCTCAACTTTTATGAACAGTATGTTCCAAAATATCAGCATAGCACAATTAAAAAATTTTTGAGAATTGACTTGAACAGAGTGTATCTTAACAGTATTTTGAGCACTTTTAAAGAAGGACATATATTTATAGCTGATGAAGAAAACACAGTATATTTCAGTGACCTTCTGTATTACAATCAAGTTGGAAAACTTGATGACCTTTTGAAAGAAGAGAAAAATCAAACAATTGTAATTGAAAAGTTGCTGTCAACAGAGCTTCCTTACTTTGAAAACTGGAGATACATTGTGACAACCAACAATAGCGGGATATCAAAAAGGCTGCTTGAGCATCAGAGAAATTACCTTGCAATTGTGGTTTTATGTTTTGTACTTGCGTTTTTTGCACTTTTTTTAATTGTAAATTCGGTGGTAAGTAGGCTCTCTCTTTTAGCAAGGCACATAAAAAAGGCACGAAAGCAACAATTTGAAAGTATCAATATTGAAGCAGGCAAAGATGAAATAGGCCAGGTTATTGAAGAGTTCAATATCATGGCACAAAAGATAAAAGAGCTTCTTGAGAAGGAAATAAAATACGAGCTGAGACAAAAAGAATTGGCGCTGGAGAAGAAACAGGCAGAGATAAATGCGCTTCAAAGCCAGATAAATCCTCATTTTCTTTTTAACACCTTAGAGACAATTCGTATGAGAAGCATGCTCAAAAAAGAGTTTGAGACAGCAAATGCCATAAAACTTCTTGCAAAGCTTTTAAAGCGAAGCATAAGGTGGGAAAATGACCTCATAACAATTGAAGAAGAAATTTCGTCTATTTATGATTACCTTGAGATACAAAAGTACAGGTTTGGGGAAAAGCTAAAATTTGAGATTGAGGTAGAAGAAGGTATAAAGTCAACAAAGATACCGAAGATGACAATACAACCTCTTGTTGAGAACGCATGTGTTCATGGGATAGAAAATAGCAAGGGTGAAGGAATGGTTGTAGTCAAGGTTTTCAAAGAAGGTGATATGATAGCAATAACCATTGAGGACAATGGCAAAGGCTTAGAAGATGATAGAATAACAGAACTGCTGCGTTCTATAAAAGGACTTTCATCTGACAAGAAAAGCAGTGTGGGACTTAAAAATGTTTTTAGAAGACTTGAGCTGTTTTATGGCAAAAATTTTAGCTTTGACATATTAAGAGGCCAGCTTGGGGGATTAAAAGTTGTGATAAAAATTCCTAACAAGAGGGACTTTGAAGATGCTGTACAAAGTGTTGATAGTTGA
- a CDS encoding carbohydrate ABC transporter permease, protein MGKAAKYRTTEDIVIDIIVYTVMVIVMITTLYPFLNILAISLNDALDSIRGGIYLWPRKFTLNNYKTILSNPNIYQATLISVLRAVIGSFTNVLSCLMVAYGISRKDYIYRRFISRVIVFTMYFSGGLIPTYLLMKNLHLVGTFWVYILPGMVSAFNIIVIRSYIDGLPQSLIESAKIDGASEYRILFQIIMPLCLPVLATVTLWVAVGQWNAWFDTFLYNSGKPELSTLQFELQKILQSVQSASTNPDFSASLTSSGRTVTPTAIRATMTIVATLPILFAYPFLQRYFIHGLTIGSIKE, encoded by the coding sequence GTGGGAAAGGCAGCAAAGTATAGGACAACCGAGGATATCGTAATTGATATAATAGTTTATACAGTTATGGTAATTGTGATGATTACCACACTGTATCCTTTTTTAAATATCCTTGCTATTTCATTGAATGATGCATTGGACTCTATAAGAGGTGGGATATATCTATGGCCCAGGAAGTTTACATTGAATAACTACAAAACTATTCTAAGCAATCCAAACATTTACCAAGCAACACTGATTTCGGTCTTAAGAGCAGTAATAGGAAGCTTTACAAATGTTTTGTCATGTCTTATGGTGGCATATGGAATTAGCAGAAAGGATTATATATACAGAAGATTTATTTCAAGAGTGATTGTATTTACAATGTACTTTAGCGGGGGACTTATTCCGACCTATTTACTGATGAAAAATCTACATCTTGTTGGTACATTCTGGGTGTACATTTTGCCGGGGATGGTCAGTGCATTTAATATTATCGTCATAAGAAGTTACATTGATGGGCTTCCACAGAGCTTGATTGAATCAGCAAAGATAGATGGAGCAAGTGAGTACAGGATACTGTTCCAGATAATAATGCCGCTTTGCCTTCCGGTTTTGGCAACTGTGACACTTTGGGTTGCAGTTGGTCAGTGGAACGCATGGTTTGACACATTCCTCTATAATTCTGGCAAGCCAGAACTTTCAACCTTGCAGTTTGAGCTTCAGAAAATTTTGCAATCTGTACAATCAGCATCAACAAACCCTGACTTTTCAGCATCACTTACATCTTCTGGCAGAACTGTTACTCCAACTGCTATCCGTGCAACCATGACAATCGTTGCAACACTACCCATACTTTTTGCATATCCATTCCTGCAAAGATATTTTATTCATGGTCTTACAATTGGTAGTATAAAAGAGTAA
- a CDS encoding ABC transporter permease translates to MQNNSTASKKSIWTTIYNQRQLIVLTFPFLIMVLIFNYFPLWGWVLAFKDYKPYLGFQNSEWVGFKNFADLFSDVYFFQALRNTLVISSLKLIFNFLSSITFAILLNEVKNMLFKRTVQTISYLPHFVSWVVAANIIYTVLSPDYGIINDLLVKFHIIKEPINFLGEPQYFWFIAPATEVWKEMGWNAIIYLAAMTNIDPQLYEAASIDGAGRLKQIWHITLPGILPTVKILLIMNVGWILNAGFEQMYLLQRPSTLDYSDILETYILRYGIGSGRWSYATAAGIFNSVVSLILVTTANKIASKIGEGERVF, encoded by the coding sequence ATGCAAAATAACTCTACAGCATCTAAAAAGAGCATATGGACAACAATTTATAACCAGCGACAATTAATTGTTTTGACTTTTCCTTTTCTGATTATGGTATTAATTTTTAATTATTTTCCTCTATGGGGCTGGGTATTAGCATTCAAAGACTACAAACCTTATTTAGGCTTTCAGAACTCAGAATGGGTAGGGTTCAAAAATTTTGCCGACTTGTTTTCTGATGTATATTTCTTCCAAGCTTTAAGAAATACACTTGTAATTAGTTCATTAAAGCTCATTTTTAACTTTTTATCTTCAATCACATTTGCGATACTTCTAAACGAAGTGAAAAATATGCTCTTTAAAAGAACAGTGCAAACTATATCGTACCTGCCACACTTTGTCTCATGGGTTGTTGCTGCAAACATTATTTACACAGTTTTATCGCCTGATTATGGAATTATAAATGACCTTCTTGTGAAATTCCACATTATAAAAGAACCTATAAACTTTCTTGGTGAACCACAATATTTCTGGTTCATAGCACCTGCAACAGAGGTCTGGAAAGAAATGGGCTGGAATGCAATCATATACTTGGCTGCAATGACAAACATTGACCCTCAGCTTTATGAAGCAGCAAGTATAGATGGTGCGGGAAGGCTTAAACAAATTTGGCATATAACATTGCCGGGCATTTTACCAACTGTGAAGATTCTGTTGATAATGAATGTTGGTTGGATTTTGAATGCTGGATTTGAACAGATGTACCTTTTGCAAAGACCATCAACATTAGATTACTCTGATATCTTGGAGACATACATATTGAGGTATGGTATTGGCAGTGGAAGATGGTCGTATGCAACAGCAGCTGGTATTTTCAATTCGGTTGTGAGTTTAATTCTTGTCACAACAGCAAACAAAATAGCATCTAAGATTGGTGAAGGTGAAAGAGTATTTTAA
- a CDS encoding ABC transporter substrate-binding protein translates to MFKRRVALLIAIAFLMSIIVPGFLSAPTKAIAASKNPIVFKIYWGDSNAEPVDVWKTPIGKKVEQITGVRLQFEFIVGSDEETKAGIMLASGDLPDLINAHNVVNKFIEAGALVPLDNYIAKYGKNIKKWYDSKALKKLKYPKDGHIYYLTPFREESDPLYSFAGFWLPIYVLKENKWPVVRDIDTYFKIVKDTVKKHPTYNGKPTIGFTALTDSWRIYVLMQQPLRLEGYPNDGGWLIDEKTGVVKDSYTMPYAKTYYKILNQMWNEGLLDKEMFSQNYDQYLAKISSGRVVGFYDERWQIQSAIDSLEKQKLYDRIPIAMPVLKKGVKRDRYNVVTMGTGAGISITKKCKDPVAAFKFLDRMAQEDILKLINWGIQGQDYYVKNGKMYKTAQQIQNYMNPDYRKKQGIGGNIWFAFPRPPFDREYPDKSGKISWDYSDQALEARYKPYEKEVLKAYKIKSFKDLFSPTWNSPYGYGWDIKLPEDLQAIQNQADDLQRRYITKAIMAKPSEYDKIWNEYLSKMKKIPIKKVIDFRQKEIQRRLKEWN, encoded by the coding sequence ATGTTTAAAAGAAGAGTTGCTTTATTGATTGCTATTGCCTTTTTAATGAGCATCATTGTTCCAGGGTTTTTAAGTGCTCCAACAAAGGCAATAGCAGCATCCAAAAATCCAATAGTTTTTAAGATTTACTGGGGTGATTCTAACGCAGAGCCGGTTGATGTGTGGAAGACACCGATTGGTAAAAAGGTTGAACAAATCACAGGTGTAAGGCTTCAATTTGAATTTATTGTTGGCAGTGACGAGGAAACAAAGGCAGGTATCATGCTTGCAAGTGGCGACTTGCCAGATTTAATTAATGCACACAATGTTGTAAACAAGTTTATTGAAGCAGGAGCTTTAGTTCCGCTGGATAATTACATTGCTAAGTACGGCAAGAACATCAAAAAGTGGTACGATTCAAAAGCTCTCAAAAAACTCAAATATCCAAAAGATGGGCACATTTACTATCTCACACCTTTCAGAGAAGAATCTGACCCGCTGTATTCGTTTGCTGGCTTCTGGCTACCGATATACGTTCTCAAAGAGAACAAATGGCCAGTTGTAAGAGATATTGACACATATTTTAAGATTGTAAAAGATACTGTTAAAAAACACCCGACGTACAACGGGAAACCAACAATAGGCTTCACAGCTTTAACAGACAGCTGGAGAATCTATGTATTGATGCAACAGCCACTCAGGCTTGAAGGGTATCCAAACGATGGTGGCTGGCTGATTGACGAAAAGACTGGAGTTGTCAAAGACAGCTATACAATGCCATATGCAAAGACATATTATAAGATACTCAACCAGATGTGGAACGAAGGGCTTCTTGACAAAGAGATGTTCTCACAAAACTATGACCAGTACTTAGCAAAGATTTCGTCAGGTAGGGTTGTTGGTTTTTATGATGAAAGATGGCAGATTCAATCAGCTATTGATTCACTTGAGAAACAAAAACTCTATGACAGAATTCCAATTGCAATGCCAGTTTTGAAAAAAGGTGTGAAGAGGGATAGATACAACGTTGTCACAATGGGAACAGGTGCTGGCATTTCAATTACAAAGAAGTGCAAAGACCCAGTTGCAGCGTTCAAGTTCTTGGACAGAATGGCACAGGAAGACATCTTGAAACTTATTAACTGGGGTATCCAAGGGCAGGACTACTATGTAAAGAATGGCAAGATGTACAAGACTGCGCAGCAGATTCAAAACTACATGAACCCGGATTATAGAAAGAAACAGGGAATTGGCGGAAATATCTGGTTTGCATTCCCAAGACCACCGTTTGACAGAGAGTATCCAGACAAGAGTGGAAAGATTTCTTGGGACTATTCTGACCAAGCTTTAGAAGCAAGATATAAACCATATGAGAAAGAGGTTTTAAAAGCATATAAGATTAAGTCATTCAAAGATTTATTCTCACCAACATGGAATTCACCATATGGCTATGGTTGGGATATCAAGCTACCAGAGGACTTGCAAGCAATCCAGAACCAGGCTGATGACTTGCAAAGAAGATACATCACAAAAGCTATAATGGCAAAACCGAGTGAGTACGATAAGATTTGGAATGAATACCTCAGCAAGATGAAGAAGATTCCTATCAAGAAAGTAATTGACTTTAGACAAAAGGAGATTCAGAGAAGATTAAAAGAATGGAACTAA